Genomic window (Vampirovibrionales bacterium):
CGTGACGGCAAAGGGCAGATTCTTGCCGCCGGAAGAGAAGGCCCGCTCTTCTTCGCCGCTCACGCAGACATAGCGCTTGAGCGTGTCCAGCGTGGTGATGCGGTTTCGGAACTGCCACTTCCAGTCGTGCCATTGTGGCGAGCGCTTTTCAGCTTCGAACGTTTCAAGCGGGGGGCAGGGCGTAACGCTGAGTGCGTCGTGTGGATGTAAAACCGGCGGGTGGGAGGACATAGGGGACCCTCATTCGATAACCTGTGACAACCTCGAATCAAGCGCAAGGGACGGGCGCACGCCGTATTGTATCCCATCCCGATCGCGCTGACGACACGGCGGGCGCTTGGACGGCCTTGTGAGGTTTTCTCAGACTCCGGCTACCGGAAAAGCCGCCGGGCGAGTACAATAAGAGAATGCGATCGTCTTACTCGCTCTTCATTGCCCTGTCGTTCGCCCTGCTGCTCGGGGCGGCGCCGATGGCCCCTGCGGCGGCGGCCGAACTCGACGGCTTCGCCCTGCAAACGTCGGACGATAACGCTGTTAAGGTCATTCTCTATACCCAGGGCGGGCGGGTCGATTACCAGACCGAAATGAGCGACAGCGGTATGGCCATCGTCCTGCGTGGCGCCCGTCTGTCGCCTCGCGCTGCCCAGAACGGCTTGCCAGTGGTGCGCGATAACCACAACCGCCTCATTGGCCAGATTGCGCCGGATCCTGCAAACGCGGCGGGCCAGAGCGGCGATCTTCGCATCCGCATTCCCAATGTATCGGCGCGTCAGTACGCCGTTTCCGTGATTCAAAAGCCTGCCAGCGAAGCCCCGGCCTCGACGACGGCGCCCGCTCTGACGGCCGTGACTGCGCTGACGCCCCAGACCCTGAATGATCCAGCTTTCAAGAGCCAGTTTGAGACGATTACCTCCGGCTTTGCCCCGACGCCTGTGCGCTATTTCTCGTTCGGAGGGCCTGCCGGGGGCGCAACGACTTACGGGGCTTCGCAACGCGCGACGTCTCCCCGTCAATACTTCCCAGAATGGCGTCCAGAGCGTTCGTTCCTGAATAACGCCCCGCGCGGCGCTGGCGTTTTTCGGCCACGCTCATCGGCTTCAGCCGGGGCTTCTGCGCGTAAAGCCGCCGCGATTATTCCTGAATCGTTTGGTGCGCTGGCCTTGGGGCCGCCTGCACGCGCTGCTGTTCAGGGACGGCAAGGCTCAAGCGCTTCGCCCGCTGCGTCTTCTTCGGAAGATTCTGAAACCGCGTTACCCGCCCTGCCCGCTCCTGCGCCGGACGCTGTTTCGGCGACAACGTCTGATGCGGCGACCTCTGATGCTGCGGCCGAAGGCAAGCGCCTGGAAACTGCCGCTGCCTCTGCGCCCGCCAGTTCGGCCTCCTCTTCCGGATTTTCGCTTAGCCGCGCGCCGTGGTGGACGATTGCTCTGGCTGCGCTGTTTTTCGGCGGGATTGGGCTCTTTGCCCTGACGGCCGGGCTCTTGCTGTTTCGCTTTCTGGTGCGGCCCACCTCGCCGCGCGTGATTCTCCAGACGCAGGGGGCCGATGGCGCGCTGAGCGGCGTGACGTTGCTTCGCAGTCATGCGCCTTCAGACCGCCCGCTCGACGCTGCGGCTCCGGCCAAAGCCATTTGGGAAACGTCGGCGGAGGGCGCGTCTTTGTCCTCCTCCTCTGCTGCTCCCGCTGCTGCGTCGCCGCTTTCAGCCGCAGGGACGGCGACGGCCTCTACCGCAAGCCTTGCAGATCCGATTCTGGCCTTTGAGGATGCGCCTGTGGCGCAAGCGTCTGATTACTGGCTGCCGGCGGCGGGCTCTCCGCAAGAAGCCGTGCGCCAATCCGCCCGCCTGAAATCCGCCGCCGGGCGCCGTCGCGGCAATGTGCGCCCCGCGTCGCCGGTTGTCGCGGCGAGTTAGGCGCGCGAGTCCTTAACCTTAAGCCCCTAAGCCCGTCGCATTTGGGCGGTGGGTTTTTATCGGCTTGAAAAGCAGACGCTAGCCGCTCTGTCCCTCGTCGCCGTCGGCGATGCGCTTCAGCAGTTGATTGACGCGCGCGCCGCGCTCCAGCGAGTCGTCGAACGCGAAGACCAGCTTGGCCGTGTGGCGTAATTGCAGGCGACGGCCTACTTCGGTGCGGATTCGCGGCGTGTAGGAGTCGATGACCTCCATCACGGCGGCCTTTTCGTCGTCGCTGCCCAGCATGCTCAGAAACACGCGCGCATGGCTGAAATCGCGCGCCAGCTCGATGTCGGTCACCGAGAGAATCTTGTCGACCATCAGCGGGTCTTTAACCTGCGAGGCCAGAATATCGCTGATTTCGCGCATCATGGCCTTGCGCACGCGGTCAGCGCGAGAGAATTCCTGATGTCCCATGACCGAGCGTCGCCTTCTCGCTAACTAACAGCGTTCGCCGCGCCGGAACGCTTGATGCTGTCACTGGTACGCTTTTTGAATTCCGTGACAACAAACGCCATCTGGTCGCCCGCCTCAAAGGCGTCAAAACCATCGACCGTGATGCCGCACTCATAGCCAGCGGCGACTTCCTTCACGTCCTCTTTGAAGCGCTTGAGGTTGGCCACCGCGCCGCGGAAGATCTCTTTGGATCCCCGGAAAATCCGAACCGAGGCGTTGCGCTGCACCTTGCCGTCGGTCACCATGCAGCCGGCAATGGTGCGTTTGCCCGCCGTGAACAGCTCGCGGACTTCTGCGCGCCCTTTTTCCACCTCGATGGTTTCCGGCGAGAGCTGGCCGACGATGACTTTCTCGATCTCTTCGGCGATATGATAAATCACGTCGTACTTACGGATTTTAACGCCCGCGCGATCGGCTGCCATCGCGGCGTTCTGGTCTTCGCGGACGTTAAAGCCAATGATCATCGCCTGACTGGCTGAGGCTAACATCACGTCGGCTTCCGAGATATCGCCGGTACCGCTGTGGATAATCTTAATGGTGATTTCATCGGCATTGAGCGCTGATAACGCGTCGTTGACCGCCTCGGTCGAGCCCTGGGTGTCGGCCTTGACGATGAAGTTCATCGACACGTCGTCCAGCGAATCGTCTTCCATCGGCGCGGTCAGCCCTGGAATAATCTGGCGGCGTTCGAGCCGGTTGTCGCGCTCGCGCTGGCGTTCCTCGCTGAGGATCTGCCGAAAGGCCTTGTCATCGCGGATGACCCGGAACGAGTCGCCCGCATTGGGCACGCTGGGCATCCCGAGAATCTCGACCGGCGACGACGGACCCGCCTCGCGCACGCGCTCGCCGTAATCGTTGATCAGCGCCCGCACGCGACCCCCCACCGGGCCGATCAGGATATTGTCGCCTACGCGCAACAAGCCGTTCTGCACCAGGGCATTGACCAGCGGGCCGCGCTGCTTGTCGAGCTGGGCCTCGATAATCACGCCTTCGGCGGCGACCGTGGCGTCGGCCTTGAGTTCCAGCAGTTCCGACACCAGCAGGATTTTGTCGAGCAGGTCATCCAGACCGGTTTGCTGAATGGCGCTGACCCGCGCAACGAGGGTATCGCCGCCCCAATCTTCAGCCATCAGCCCGTGGTCGATGAGCTGGGTCAGGACGCGATCGGCGTCAGCCGCCGCCCGGTCCATCTTGTTGACGGCGATGATAATGGGAATCTTGGCGGCTTTTGCGTGATTGATCGCCTCAATGGTCTGCGGCATCACGCCGTCGTCGGCGGCAACGACCAGCACGGCGATATCGGTCGCCCGCGCCCCGCGCATCCGCATTGCGGTAAAGGCTTCGTGGCCCGGCGTGTCCAGAAACACCACGCGCTGACCGTCTTTTTCGACCGTATAGGCCCCAATGCTTTGCGTGATGCCGCCCGCTTCGCTGTCGACGATTTTATGCCGCGTCTGGCGAATGGCGTCCAGCAACGAGGTTTTGCCGTGATCGACGTGCCCCATAATCGAAACAACCGGAGGACGTGTCTTCAAATGCTTGTACTGGCTGACGTCCAGCTTTTCGCGCTTATCAACCGCGTCGGTCGAGCTGTATTCGGTCTGAACGGCCTTGGTCTTTTCCGCTTCTTTGACCTCATAGCCCAGCTCGCGGGCGATACTTTTGGCAAAAGTCGGGTCCAGCGTCTGATTCACGGTCACCATCACGCCCTTCATAAAGACGTGCTTGATGATATCCGTCTCGCGAGCGTTGAGAAGCAGGGCCAGTTCGCTCACGGTGAGCTGTGCGTCGATGACAACCTCCTTGGGCGTCTCATCGACCGCTTCTTCCGGCGATGAGCCCCTGTGATGCATTCTGCCATCTTTGCGGCCGGGCTGTATCAGCTTTTCGAGGGGTTCATGGCGCTCGCGTTCGCGCTTTTCATCCTTCTTCTCGGGGAGGGCTCCCTTGCGACGGGCATCTGGAGAACCGGGCGCGCCCAAGTCAGCCGGGGGCGGCGCGCCTTCCAGCGATGGGCCCGCCATCGGCGCGCGGGGCGGCGCGGCAGGATGCGGACGGCCCTCAGGGCGAAACGGCGGCCGGGCCATGCCGGGCGGGCTGGCCGGGTGAGAGGAACGCGGCGGGGCCAGCGGATGCGGCGCCTGCTCCAGGCGGCGTGGCGCGCGCGAGGGGTCTAACGGCGGCTCCAGCGGCTTGCGACCTTGATGCGGCGGTAGCGTGCGGATCTCAGGGCGCGGCGGCGGCGTCAAAATCGCGGGCTGAATAACAGGCGGACTCGCAGGTTGAACGCGAGGCGTCGTATCCGCTGGCGGCGTTTCCGGCGTCGATGAGACTGGGGCGGGAGTTGCGGCTGCTGGGGCGGCCTGCGATTCAATCGGCGCTGTTGCTGGCGCGGGAGTCGTGTCGGGGGCTTGTGGGGCGGGCGCTGCCGACGTCGGCGGGGGGGCGGCCTTGATGAGGCGCGTGACGCGCACGCGGGGCTGGCTGGCGGCTTCTGCCTCCTGCTTCACAATGGCGACCAGTTTATCGGCCATCGGCTGATCGATG
Coding sequences:
- the rbfA gene encoding 30S ribosome-binding factor RbfA; this translates as MGHQEFSRADRVRKAMMREISDILASQVKDPLMVDKILSVTDIELARDFSHARVFLSMLGSDDEKAAVMEVIDSYTPRIRTEVGRRLQLRHTAKLVFAFDDSLERGARVNQLLKRIADGDEGQSG
- the infB gene encoding translation initiation factor IF-2, coding for MTPPKVRIYDLARTLNLSNKDLITLLEKHFNLNVKSHSSSIDQPMADKLVAIVKQEAEAASQPRVRVTRLIKAAPPPTSAAPAPQAPDTTPAPATAPIESQAAPAAATPAPVSSTPETPPADTTPRVQPASPPVIQPAILTPPPRPEIRTLPPHQGRKPLEPPLDPSRAPRRLEQAPHPLAPPRSSHPASPPGMARPPFRPEGRPHPAAPPRAPMAGPSLEGAPPPADLGAPGSPDARRKGALPEKKDEKRERERHEPLEKLIQPGRKDGRMHHRGSSPEEAVDETPKEVVIDAQLTVSELALLLNARETDIIKHVFMKGVMVTVNQTLDPTFAKSIARELGYEVKEAEKTKAVQTEYSSTDAVDKREKLDVSQYKHLKTRPPVVSIMGHVDHGKTSLLDAIRQTRHKIVDSEAGGITQSIGAYTVEKDGQRVVFLDTPGHEAFTAMRMRGARATDIAVLVVAADDGVMPQTIEAINHAKAAKIPIIIAVNKMDRAAADADRVLTQLIDHGLMAEDWGGDTLVARVSAIQQTGLDDLLDKILLVSELLELKADATVAAEGVIIEAQLDKQRGPLVNALVQNGLLRVGDNILIGPVGGRVRALINDYGERVREAGPSSPVEILGMPSVPNAGDSFRVIRDDKAFRQILSEERQRERDNRLERRQIIPGLTAPMEDDSLDDVSMNFIVKADTQGSTEAVNDALSALNADEITIKIIHSGTGDISEADVMLASASQAMIIGFNVREDQNAAMAADRAGVKIRKYDVIYHIAEEIEKVIVGQLSPETIEVEKGRAEVRELFTAGKRTIAGCMVTDGKVQRNASVRIFRGSKEIFRGAVANLKRFKEDVKEVAAGYECGITVDGFDAFEAGDQMAFVVTEFKKRTSDSIKRSGAANAVS